A window from Pseudoliparis swirei isolate HS2019 ecotype Mariana Trench chromosome 17, NWPU_hadal_v1, whole genome shotgun sequence encodes these proteins:
- the dlg5a gene encoding disks large homolog 5a isoform X2 translates to MEPKHKELLDQCHQNLLESITDADRVIELLIVSGTLSQLDRFELDQNCSSSAEKVDHLLKMLMNKESDHFPDLCVALEKAYPDLYAALLGSSGGGNGGGPVDHSTGSTYSVLSTMPSDSESSSSLSSVGSPVNGEASSPPPAINDNRPSGDNLDTILFQLRQVTRERDELRKRLALASPGTTFDDCRPNSKASHDYERLKSQCTRAMADLQSLQNQHTKTLKRCEETVKEADFYHMLHSRVLSEQTQLKEEMETFRRDNGQLVREHNHLKQNCEELKRLHSQDQKELAELRLQQQQVMREKGSSEVLNKLYDTAMDKLEGVKKEYDALSKRYSEKVANHNTDLSRLEQAEEENRRLQKQMDALLKQRDSAMHYQQQYSTSIRRFDSMQQELNKSSAQNKELQREMERLQSEVTRYKNLQLKATKDCEKFKEERDSVFNEYRLIMSERDQVIKELDKLQTELEAAEARLKNTSSERVVASEELEAFRQELNSSLVDRDRAICERNELLEKYCHEVKDKAEAQKELSQACKDIEMVREERDVARKERTEAIVQRDQLLREYYQARQKQDSATLDMERANKEIEMLRKQYEAMSQELKEATQEAEVAKCRRDWAFQERDKIVAERESIRTLCDNLRRERDRAVSDLADALRNLDDMRKQKNDALREIKELKEKMESQLEKEARFCQLMAHSSHDSAIDTDSLEWETEVVEFEKNRDDMDLKALGFDIAEGVNDPYLPGDCGIFVTRVDKGSIADGRLRVNDWLLKINDMDLTNKDRKQVVKAVLNGGGLINMVVRRRKSLGGRLVTPIHINLVGHKDSGIGLESGVFVTALVQGSPAAREGSLTVGDRLIAINGIALDNKSVTECEALLRSCRDSLSLSLMKFFPHSTSGLNIFESLRESSEKSNGRINLSEIHSRNSRNLKHNSSTQTDIFCPVVGTTSTSSISGERRKLRGESDEVYSNISKPFSTGSLHATSLRPASDLGTGRYGPSAFQECRSSLPFDPVSASDCITMETTLEKKHSGGTWPKMIVGCMSVAPDNASPLMAATQLSIYKSPKQRKSIFDPDTFKRPETPSSKMEYMAANQIAALAAAAAAAAVAASNFPKPLKTESLSSSSTPTPPTPPTRSDSFKFKHKHQSSSASDCTITSDGKGEAAISMAAGERSERERDRNGNHYFLDGKVLTSRKSCDEDIGRTRGEEPEVKRPRPKSAPALRRRMTPQTITLPSFHSYSNDEHSPEPRDMLRSSPSRSHRHSVGFVPTVYNGTLPPNSTHRGLSPCPAVTAVMRNPVYTVRSHRVHTSNCPSVASQICHQHTHTSPQHQGHLSLDLSQPKRAIDYPESSSRSSRASHGSSNNVQYRTERIKIPSTPRYPRSMLGSDRGSLSHSECSSPSLITPPQSPLNLETSSFASSQSQGSISTLPRISVSPGPIGERRKDRPYLEEPRNVIVHKGAEPLGISIVSGENGGIFVSKVTGGSIAHQAGLEYGDQLLEFNGINLRNATEQQARLIIGQQCDTITIMAQYNPHMYQLGNHSRSSSRLEPVGTQWTPQGSGAATPDNHSTIDTLSEQDEGTLTPSSKQTTPTTSPHNFIRMPSERGRMADEPRLVTVRRPGVEVGVTLCGGNLRGVYIERLDEDSPARGPHGLLPGDLIQEYNSVNMKNKTAEEVYVEMLKPAETVTFKVQHRPDDFSTLKDVPGDGFYIRALYDRVGEAEGDLSFKKDDILYVDESLPKGSFGTWIAWQLDENAQQIQRGQIPSKYMMDQEFYRRHSVTEMKEDSSKTQSAAARRSFFRRKQKHKRSSSKDSKEMVALDAISTDSIPFLDDCVSLAYQRVQKVECASPRPVLIIGPLTDAVKEMLVKESPGKFCRCILEVMKASQQAIERGVKDCLFIDYKRRSGHFDVTTVASIKEITEKGCHCLLDIAPHAIERLHSVHLYPIVVFVRYKNAKQIKKDFSPKTLTGKISNREQKDPVYLWDKVSQKHSKEQFESAQKIEQEYSKFFTGIVQGGTLPYICTQIITIVDQEQSKVLWTPLGGP, encoded by the exons ATGGAGCCAAAGCACAAAGAGTTGCTCGACCAGTGCCACCAGAACTTATTGGAGTCCATAACCGACGCGGATCGAGTTATCGAGCTGCTCATAGTTTCCGGCACCTTGAGCCAACTCGATAGGTTCGAGCTGGACCAGAACTGCTCGTCCAGTGCCGAGAAAGTGGACCACCTTTTGAAGATGCTGATGAACAAGGAGAGCGACCATTTCCCCGACCTGTGTGTGGCCCTGGAGAAGGCTTACCCTGACCTGTACGCTGCCCTGCTCGGCAGCAGCGGTGGCGGCAACGGCGGCGGACCCGTGGACCACTCCACCG GTTCCACATACAGTGTTCTCTCCACTATGCCTTCTGACTCAGAAAGCAGCAGCTCCCTCAGTAGTGTTG GTTCGCCCGTTAACGGTGAAGCATCTTCCCCACCCCCTGCCATCAACGACAACCGGCCATCCGGTGACAACCTGGACACCATCTTGTTCCAGCTCCGCCAGGTGACCAGGGAGAGGGATGAGCTCCGCAAGCGTCTCGCGTTGGCATCGCCCGGGACCACCTTCGACGACTGCAG GCCAAATTCCAAAGCCAGCCATGACTATGAGCGTCTGAAGAGTCAGTGCACGAGAGCCATGGCAGATCTGCAGTCTCTCCAGAACCAGCACACCAAAACACTAAAGAGGTGCGAGGAGACTGTGAAAGAGGCCGACTTCTACCA CATGCTGCACAGCCGCGTCCTGAGCGAACAGACACAGctgaaggaggagatggagacatTCAGGAGGGACAACGGACAACTTGTCCGAGAGCACAACCACCTAAAACAGAACTGCGAGGAGCTGAAACGACTGCACAGTCAGGACCAGAAGGAGTTAGCAGAACTCCGACTGCAGCAACAGCAG GTAATGAGAGAGAAGGGCTCATCAGAGGTGTTGAACAAACTGTATGACACGGCCATGGACAAGCTGGAGGGCGTAAAGAAGGAGTACGATGCCCTGAGCAAGCGCTACAGTGAGAAGGTGGCTAACCATAACACAGACCTGAGCCGCCTGGAgcaggcagaggaggagaaccgGAGGCTACAGAAACAGATGGACGCGTTACTCAAACAGCGAGACTCGGCCATGCACTACCAGCAACAGTACTCTACCTCAATAAGGAG GTTTGATTCCATGCAGCAGGAGCTGAACAAGTCCTCCGCTCAGAACAAAGAGCTGCAGCGAGAGATGGAGCGCCTGCAGTCGGAGGTGACGCGCTACAAGAACTTGCAGCTGAAGGCCACCAAGGACTGCGAGAAGTTCAAGGAGGAGAGGGACTCCGTGTTCAATGAGTATCGCCTCATCATGAGCGAGAGGGACCAGGTGatcaaggagctggacaagtTGCAGACGGAGCTGGAGGCAGCcgaggccagactgaaaaacacCTCTTCAGAGAGGGTAGTGGCCAGTGAAGAGCTGGAGGCTTTCAGACAG GAGTTGAACTCGTCCCTGGTGGACCGCGACAGGGCCATCTGCGAGAGGAACGAGCTGCTGGAGAAGTACTGCCACGAGGTGAAAGACAAGGCCGAGGCTCAGAAAGAGCTGAGTCAGGCCTGCAAGGACATCGAGATGGTCCGGGAGGAGAGGGACGTGGCCCGCAAAGAGAGGACGGAGGCCATCGTTCAAAGGGATCAGTTGCTCCGAGAGTACTACCAGgccagacag AAACAAGACTCGGCCACCCTGGATATGGAACGAGCCAACAAGGAGATCGAGATGCTGAGGAAACAGTATGAGGCCATGTCCCAGGAACTGAAGGAGGCCACACAGGAGGCTGAAGTGGCCAAATGTCGACGGGACTGGGCCTTTCAGGAGAGGGATAAGATTgtggcagagagggagagcataCG GACTCTGTGTGATAACCTACGACGGGAGAGGGACCGGGCAGTCAGCGATCTGGCTGATGCCCTCCGTAATCTGGATGACATGAGGAAACAGAAGAACGATGCGCTGCGAGAAATCAAAGAACTCAA GGAGAAGATGGAGAGCCAGCTGGAAAAAGAGGCCCGGTTCTGTCAGCTAATGGCTCACAGCTCTCACGACTCAGCCATCGACACAGACTCCCTGGAGTGGGAGACAGAGGTGGTGGAGTTTGAGAAAAACAGG GACGACATGGATTTGAAGGCACTTGGGTTTGATATCGCAGAGGGGGTAAACGATCCGTATTTACCAGGAGATTGTGGAATATTTGTTACGAGGGTGGACAAAGGAAGTATTGCAGATGGAAGGTTAAG AGTGAATGATTGGTTGTTGAAGATCAATGACATGGACCTGACTAATAAGGACAGGAAGCAGGTGGTGAAGGCTGTCCTTAATGGTGGCGGATTGATCAACATGGTGGTACGAAGAAGGAAGTCTCTGGGAGGAAGGCTCGTCACTCCTATCCACATCAACCTCGTGGGACACAAAG ACAGTGGCATTGGTCTGGAGAGCGGCGTCTTCGTCACTGCACTTGTCCAGGGGAGTCCAGCAGCCAGGGAAGGCTCTCTCACAGTTGGAGACAGACTGATTGCT ATCAACGGCATCGCTCTGGATAACAAATCTGTGACCGAGTGTGAGGCTCTGTTGAGGAGCTGCAGGGACTCTCTTAGCCTCTCTCTCATGAAG TTCTTCCCTCACAGCACATCAGGCCTGAACATCTTTGAAAGTCTGCGCGAGTCATCAGAGAAGTCCAATGGGCGCATTAACCTGTCTGAGATTCACTCCCGGAACAGCCGCAACCTCAAACACAACAGCTCGACACAGACTGACATCTTTTGCCCGGTTGTCGGAACCACCAGCACAAGTAGCATCtctggggagaggaggaagctcAGAGGCGAATCTGATGAGGTGTACAGCAACATCAGCAAGCCGTTCTCCACAGGTTCCCTCCATGCCACTAGCCTTAGGCCGGCCTCTGACTTGGGCACTGGCCGCTATGGGCCCAGTGCTTTCCAAGAGTGTCGTTCCTCTTTGCCCTTTGACCCTGTCTCTGCCTCAGACTGCATCACAATGGAGACAACTCTGGAGAAGAAGCACAGTGGGGGCACGTGGCCCAAGATGATAGTGGGATGTATGTCGGTTGCGCCAGATAATGCCAGCCCACTGATGGCAGCAACCCAGCTCTCCATCTACAAATCGCCGAAGCAGAGGAAGTCGATCTTTGACCCAGACACTTTCAAACGGCCGGAAACACCTTCCTCTAAGATGGAGTAcatggcagccaatcagattgcAGCATTagccgctgccgctgctgctgctgcagttgcAGCTTCCAACTTCCCAAAGCCTTTGAAGACAGAGTCCCTGTCCTCCTCGTCCACCCCTACACCTCCAACCCCACCCACTCGCAGTGACTCCTTTAAGTTCAAACATAAACATCAAAGCAGCTCTGCCTCTGACTGCACGATCACCTCGGACGGCAAGGGAGAGGCTgccatctccatggcagcaggagagaggagcgagcgAGAAAGAGACAGGAATGGAAACCACTATTTTCTGGACGGCAAGGTCCTGACCTCGAggaagtcatgtgatgaggacattgGCCgaaccagaggggaggagccagaggtgAAGAGGCCACGCCCCAAATCGGCCCCGGCCCTTCGACGTAGGATGACCCCGCAGACTAtcactcttccctccttccAT AGCTACTCTAACGATGAGCATTCACCAGAGCCCAGGGACATGCTACGTTCTTCCCCCAGCCGCTCCCATAGGCACAGCGTTGGCTTCGTTCCCACAGTCTACAATGGCACCCTACCCCCTA ATTCAACCCACCGGGGTCTGTCTCCTTGCCCCGCTGTGACGGCCGTGATGAGGAATCCAGTGTACACGGTGCGCAGTCACCGCGTTCATACCAGCAACTGTCCATCTGTCGCTTCCCAGATATgtcaccagcacacacacaccag CCCACAACACCAGGGTCATCTGAGCCTGGACCTGAGCCAGCCGAAGCGTGCGATTGACTACCCCGAATCATCGTCACGCAGCAGCAGAGCTTCACACG GTTCTTCCAATAATGTCCAGTACCGCACAGAGAGGATCAAAATACCTTCCACTCCCCGATACCCCCGCTCCATGCTGGGGTCAGACAGAG GCTCCCTCTCACACTCCGAGTGTAGCAGTCCCAGTCTCATCACACCTCCTCAATCACCCCTCAATCTGGAGACTTCCTCATTTGCCAGCAGCCAATCGCAAGGCTCCATTTCCACTTTACCTCGGATCTCAGTCAGCCCTGGGCCGATAGGGGAGCGCAGGAAAGACAG GCCATACTTGGAGGAACCACGTAATGTCATTGTGCACAAAGGCGCGGAGCCTCTGGGCATCTCCATCGTCAGTGGGGAGAACGGAGGGATCTTTGTCTCTAAAGTTACTGGAGGTAGCATCGCCCACCAGGCAGGATTGGAGTATGGAGACCAATTACTGGAG TTTAATGGCATCAACTTACGGAACGCCACGGAGCAGCAAGCTCGTCTCATCATCGGCCAGCAGTGTGACACCATCACCATTATGGCCCAGTACAACCCACACATGTACCAGCTGGGCAACCACTCTCGCTCGAG CTCCCGTCTGGAGCCAGTCGGTACTCAGTGGACTCCCCAGGGGAGTGGAGCCGCCACCCCCGACAATCACTCCACCATCGATACACTCAGCGAACAGGACGAGGGAACGCTGACTCCTTCATCCAAGCAGACCACACCCACGACCAGTCCACACAATTTTATCAG AATGCCGTCTGAGCGCGGCAGGATGGCGGATGAGCCACGGCTTGTGACGGTGCGCAGGCccggggtggaggtgggggtcACTCTCTGCGGAGGGAACCTACGGGGCGTCTACATCGAGAGGCTGGATGAGGACAGTCCTGCCAGAGGGCCTCATGGGCTGCTTCCTGGGGACCTCATTCAGGAG TACAACTCGGTGAATATGAAGAACAAGACTGCAGAGGAGGTGTACGTCGAGATGCTGAAGCCTGCAGAGACGGTCACATTTAAGGTTCAGCATCGTCCAGATGACTTCAGCACGCTCAAGGATGTTCCAGGAGACGGCTTTTATATTCG AGCACTTTACGACCGCGTGGGGGAGGCCGAGGGGGACCTCAGTTTCAAGAAGGATGACATCTTGTACGTGGATGAGTCTTTACCAAAGGGCAGCTTTGGGACGTGGATCGCCTGGCAGCTAGATGAGAACGCGCAGCAGATCCAGAGGGGGCAGATCCCCAGCAAGTACAT GATGGACCAAGAGTTTTACCGCAGACACAGTGTGACAGAAATGAAGGAAGACTCCAGTAAGACTCAATCTGCAGCGGCCCGCAGATCCTTCTTCAGGCggaaacagaaacacaaacgcAGCAGCTCCAAAGACAGCAAAGAAATGGTGGCTCTGGACGCCATCAGCACCGACTCCATCCCTTTCCTAGATG ACTGTGTGAGCCTGGCTTACCAGCGGGTCCAGAAGGTGGAGTGCGCCTCTCCCCGACCGGTGCTCATCATCGGGCCGCTCACTGACGCCGTCAAGGAGATGCTGGTCAAAGAGTCTCCTGGGAAGTTCTGCAGATGTATACTGG AGGTGATGAAGGCCTCCCAGCAAGCCATCGAGCGGGGCGTCAAAGACTGCCTCTTCATTGACTACAAGCGCAGGAGTGGCCATTTTGATGTGACCACCGTTGCTTCTATAAAGGAAATAACCGAAAAG GGCTGTCACTGTTTGCTCGACATTGCCCCGCACGCCATCGAAAGGCTCCACAGCGTTCACCTTTATCCAATTGTTGTCTTCGTCCGCTACAAAAACGCAAAGCAAATAAA AAAAGATTTCTCTCCCAAGACCCTCACTGGCAAAATAAGTAACAG GGAGCAGAAGGATCCGGTTTATCTGTGGGACAAAGTatctcaaaaacattccaaGGAGCAATTTGAAAGTGCGCAGAAGATCGAGCAAGAGTACAGCAAATTCTTCACAG GTATTGTCCAAGGCGGAACCCTCCCTTACATTTGCACTCAGATCATAACTATCGTTGATCAGGAACAAAGTAAAGTCCTGTGGACTCCACTCGGCGGCCCCTAG